One Aquisediminimonas profunda genomic region harbors:
- a CDS encoding LLM class flavin-dependent oxidoreductase has product MSQVGMQCGIFMTPYNPPSRTPRQVFDWALNIARIADEAGYTDFMIGEHYTLGWENIPMPEAIIAACAQTTKQIRFAPMAHLLPYHDPATLAIRIGWLSQVMEGRYFLGVAPGGHHTDAILHGFDNIFELPPRQLEALALMERVWERKPFIEKGKYFQAGFPGKETMPEYDVIIADNSPYGGRDKLEIAVTALSMVSKSMVFAGERDYSPISFFGGTPQMNAHWDTWSEANANAGFTPDRKRYRVCRDVFIADTDAEAKRLFLKSGMAQTWAKYLKEIYVKFGLFDGIIHDSGKNVTPASIDEDFLAEHVVLCGSPETVIEKLEKLADACGGWGQIVANQHDSLDDPKPWEESLRRLAIDVCPKVRMPN; this is encoded by the coding sequence ATGAGTCAGGTTGGCATGCAGTGCGGCATTTTCATGACGCCATACAATCCGCCGAGCCGCACGCCACGGCAGGTTTTCGACTGGGCGCTGAATATTGCGAGAATAGCGGACGAAGCTGGCTACACCGATTTCATGATCGGCGAGCATTACACTCTTGGCTGGGAAAACATTCCCATGCCCGAGGCAATCATTGCGGCCTGTGCCCAGACCACCAAACAGATCCGCTTCGCACCCATGGCGCACCTCTTGCCCTATCATGACCCGGCAACGCTTGCGATCCGGATCGGCTGGCTGAGCCAGGTGATGGAAGGCCGCTATTTCCTGGGCGTCGCGCCGGGCGGGCACCACACTGATGCCATCCTCCACGGATTCGACAACATCTTCGAATTGCCGCCGCGTCAGCTAGAAGCACTTGCGCTGATGGAGCGCGTCTGGGAACGCAAGCCATTCATCGAGAAAGGCAAATATTTCCAAGCGGGCTTTCCCGGCAAGGAAACCATGCCCGAATATGATGTCATCATTGCCGACAACAGTCCTTACGGCGGAAGGGACAAGCTGGAGATCGCTGTTACTGCGCTGTCCATGGTGTCCAAGTCGATGGTCTTCGCAGGGGAAAGGGACTATAGCCCGATTTCCTTTTTTGGCGGCACGCCACAGATGAATGCCCACTGGGACACTTGGTCGGAAGCCAATGCGAATGCCGGATTCACGCCGGATCGCAAACGATACAGAGTGTGTCGCGACGTTTTCATTGCCGACACCGACGCCGAAGCAAAACGACTGTTCCTCAAAAGCGGGATGGCTCAGACATGGGCGAAATATCTGAAGGAAATTTATGTGAAGTTCGGCCTTTTTGACGGGATCATCCACGACTCCGGCAAGAATGTTACGCCTGCAAGCATTGACGAGGATTTTCTGGCCGAGCATGTCGTGCTGTGCGGTTCGCCCGAGACAGTTATCGAAAAGCTGGAGAAGCTCGCAGACGCGTGCGGCGGTTGGGGGCAGATCGTTGCCAACCAGCATGACAGTCTCGACGATCCCAAACCTTGGGAAGAATCGCTTCGGCGGCTTGCCATAGACGTCTGCCCGAAAGTGCGGATGCCCAATTGA